A part of Gracilimonas sediminicola genomic DNA contains:
- a CDS encoding fumarate reductase/succinate dehydrogenase flavoprotein subunit, with translation MKLDSKVPGGPLEEKWDKHIKDIKLVAPNNKRKFEIIVVGTGLAGGAAAASFAELGYNVRSFCIQDSARRAHSIAAQGGINAAKNYPNDGDSIWRLFYDTIKGGDYRSRESNVYRLAQVSNEIIDQAVAQGVPFAREYGGNLANRSFGGAQVSRTFYARGQTGQQLLLGAYQAMMRQVHNGNIKYHPRHEMLDVVVIDGQARGIITRDLVSGELNRYEADAVVLATGGYGNVFYLSTNAKNSNVTAAWRAHKRGAAFANPCYVQVHPTCIPVSGDYQSKLTLMSESLRNDGRVWVPKKKGDDRHPNDIPEDERYYYLEERYPSFGNLVPRDVASRNAKMVCDDGLGVGETGLAVYLDFRDAIKRDGRETIESKYGNLFEMYENIAGENPYERPMRIYPAVHYTMGGLWVDYNLQTTIPGLYAAGEANFSDHGANRLGASALMQGLSDGYFVLPYTIGDYLAKQEPGKRYGTDHKAFEEAENAAQSQIDKLLNIDGDRTIIDFHRSLGKIVWDKIGIARNAEGLKSAIEEIRELREEFWKNVKVPGEKNNYNKYLEFAGRVADFFELAELMAEDALQREESAGCHLREEYQTEEGEALRNDEDFSYVAAWEYKGLNGKLEETLHKENLEFEFVELKQRSYK, from the coding sequence ATGAAATTAGATTCAAAAGTACCCGGCGGACCGTTAGAAGAAAAATGGGATAAGCACATCAAGGACATCAAATTGGTGGCGCCCAACAACAAGCGGAAATTTGAAATTATTGTTGTAGGAACCGGATTGGCTGGTGGTGCTGCAGCAGCCAGTTTTGCTGAGCTGGGTTATAATGTTAGAAGCTTCTGTATTCAGGATTCAGCCCGGCGTGCCCACAGTATTGCGGCTCAGGGTGGAATTAATGCTGCCAAAAACTATCCGAATGATGGAGACAGCATCTGGCGTCTTTTTTATGATACCATCAAAGGCGGCGACTATCGCTCTCGCGAATCTAATGTGTATCGCCTTGCCCAGGTATCCAACGAAATTATTGATCAGGCCGTAGCTCAGGGTGTTCCTTTTGCCCGTGAGTATGGGGGTAACCTGGCTAACCGTTCTTTCGGTGGAGCACAGGTATCCCGAACATTTTACGCACGCGGACAAACCGGTCAGCAGTTGCTACTCGGTGCTTATCAGGCAATGATGCGTCAGGTTCACAACGGAAATATCAAATACCACCCGCGCCATGAAATGCTGGATGTTGTTGTAATTGACGGCCAGGCGCGTGGTATCATTACCCGTGACCTGGTTTCGGGTGAACTAAACAGATATGAAGCCGATGCGGTGGTTCTTGCTACCGGTGGCTATGGAAACGTATTCTATCTTTCTACAAACGCTAAAAATTCAAACGTAACAGCTGCATGGAGAGCTCACAAACGAGGAGCTGCTTTTGCCAACCCATGTTACGTTCAGGTTCACCCAACCTGTATTCCGGTTTCCGGCGACTATCAGTCAAAACTGACACTGATGAGTGAAAGTTTGAGAAATGATGGCCGGGTTTGGGTACCTAAGAAGAAAGGGGACGATCGCCATCCGAACGATATTCCCGAAGACGAACGATATTACTATCTCGAAGAGCGCTACCCAAGTTTTGGTAACCTTGTGCCTCGGGATGTGGCTTCCCGTAATGCCAAGATGGTTTGTGATGACGGACTGGGTGTTGGTGAAACAGGCCTGGCCGTGTATCTCGATTTCCGTGATGCCATCAAACGTGATGGACGAGAAACCATCGAATCTAAGTATGGTAACTTGTTTGAGATGTATGAAAACATCGCCGGTGAAAACCCATATGAGCGCCCGATGAGAATCTACCCGGCTGTTCACTATACCATGGGAGGTCTTTGGGTTGATTACAATCTACAGACAACCATTCCGGGACTTTATGCTGCCGGAGAAGCAAACTTCTCCGACCACGGCGCAAACCGACTCGGTGCAAGCGCATTGATGCAAGGACTTTCGGACGGATATTTCGTTCTGCCTTATACCATTGGTGATTACCTTGCAAAACAAGAGCCGGGCAAACGATACGGAACCGATCACAAAGCTTTTGAGGAAGCCGAAAATGCTGCTCAGTCTCAAATCGATAAACTCCTGAATATTGATGGTGACCGTACAATTATTGACTTCCACCGATCTTTAGGTAAGATCGTTTGGGACAAAATCGGGATCGCCCGAAATGCCGAAGGCTTGAAATCTGCCATCGAGGAAATTCGCGAACTCCGGGAAGAATTCTGGAAGAATGTGAAAGTACCCGGAGAGAAAAACAATTATAACAAATACCTGGAATTCGCCGGTCGTGTAGCCGATTTCTTTGAATTGGCAGAATTGATGGCTGAAGATGCGTTACAGCGTGAAGAATCAGCCGGATGTCACCTCCGCGAAGAGTATCAAACCGAAGAGGGGGAAGCATTGCGTAATGATGAGGATTTTTCATACGTAGCTGCCTGGGAATACAAAGG
- a CDS encoding succinate dehydrogenase cytochrome b subunit — protein sequence MPSFIKALNSQVGRKIMTGITGIGLMLFLIGHLAGNLTIFGESQAFNVYTHTLVSLGPLLYIIEAGLAFFFLYHAILGISIWLQRRKARPEGYDKYQTKGGPSHQSLASRSMIWTGIIILVFLVFHIMHFKYGLFSPDEGTVILESAGGVEARNLRALVIAEFQKPLIAFGYIAVLSLVILHLSHGAWSAFTSLGMRHGETSKKVQLGAYIFAIVLMLGFIFIPLYIFLTGGQGSLIAY from the coding sequence ATGCCTTCTTTTATCAAAGCACTGAATTCTCAGGTGGGCCGAAAAATCATGACCGGTATCACGGGTATCGGGCTTATGTTGTTTTTGATCGGACACCTTGCCGGTAACCTCACAATTTTTGGGGAATCTCAAGCATTTAACGTTTACACTCACACGCTGGTAAGTTTAGGGCCTCTTCTTTACATAATTGAAGCCGGACTGGCATTCTTTTTTCTTTACCATGCAATTTTAGGTATTTCGATTTGGCTTCAGCGCAGAAAAGCCCGGCCGGAAGGGTATGATAAGTATCAAACCAAAGGCGGCCCCAGCCATCAGTCGCTGGCTTCCAGAAGCATGATCTGGACAGGGATCATAATATTGGTGTTTTTAGTATTTCATATCATGCATTTTAAATATGGATTATTCAGTCCTGATGAAGGTACAGTAATTCTTGAGTCGGCTGGTGGGGTTGAAGCAAGAAATTTAAGGGCATTGGTAATTGCTGAATTCCAGAAGCCGCTGATTGCATTTGGCTACATTGCGGTGCTATCACTGGTTATTCTTCACCTTTCCCATGGTGCCTGGAGTGCATTCACCTCACTGGGAATGAGACACGGTGAAACTTCCAAGAAAGTTCAGCTTGGCGCTTACATATTCGCCATCGTATTGATGCTTGGCTTTATATTCATACCGCTATACATCTTCCTTACCGGCGGACAAGGTTCACTCATCGCTTATTAA
- a CDS encoding IMPACT family protein, with product MFSIKNSIESSFRERGSKFLGFLFSAETEDAFSDQLNSLKSKYPDATHHCYGWRMNPAQPKEFSTDDGEPSGTAGLPILNQLKSFEVINAGIVVVRYYGGTKLGKSGLIEAYGLAARQCLEAASLISIKPVRLYEIQYPYPVENNIQQLINSFGLKVMESEYLEHITLKVACSIETAARFEKELAGMEHLNITFKKLEEHFIAG from the coding sequence ATGTTTAGCATAAAAAACTCCATAGAAAGCAGTTTTCGTGAGCGAGGCTCCAAGTTCCTCGGCTTTCTGTTTTCGGCCGAAACGGAAGACGCCTTTTCAGATCAGTTGAATTCACTCAAATCCAAATACCCGGATGCCACGCACCACTGCTATGGCTGGAGAATGAACCCGGCTCAACCCAAAGAATTCAGCACCGACGATGGAGAGCCTTCCGGCACAGCAGGCCTCCCTATTCTGAATCAACTTAAATCTTTCGAGGTAATCAATGCGGGAATTGTAGTGGTCAGGTATTATGGTGGCACTAAACTGGGGAAGTCCGGATTAATTGAAGCTTACGGGTTGGCTGCCAGGCAATGTCTCGAAGCAGCCTCATTAATTTCCATTAAACCGGTCCGGCTTTACGAAATTCAGTACCCCTACCCTGTAGAAAACAACATTCAGCAGCTGATAAACAGCTTTGGGTTGAAAGTGATGGAATCAGAGTACCTGGAGCACATCACCCTGAAAGTTGCATGTTCCATAGAAACAGCCGCACGCTTTGAAAAAGAACTTGCAGGAATGGAGCATCTCAATATTACTTTTAAGAAACTGGAAGAACATTTCATTGCCGGTTAA
- a CDS encoding cob(I)yrinic acid a,c-diamide adenosyltransferase gives MKIYTKKGDSGNTSLFGGQRVSKSSKRIDAYGTVDELNSILGMAAAYGLSEKGAELIETVQQQLFVLGADLATPQSKEVRIERIGQSEVEFLEKAIDEMEETLEPLKNFILPGGAEAGSTLHFARTVCRRAERITVECRHEEEISEVAIMYINRLSDFLFVLARFENKEAGTEEKTWIPAR, from the coding sequence ATGAAAATTTACACCAAGAAAGGCGACAGCGGAAATACCTCCCTCTTTGGCGGGCAGCGTGTATCCAAAAGCTCTAAGCGTATAGATGCTTACGGCACTGTGGATGAACTGAACTCCATTTTAGGAATGGCGGCAGCTTACGGTTTATCTGAGAAGGGCGCTGAACTTATTGAAACCGTTCAGCAGCAGCTTTTTGTATTGGGAGCCGATCTTGCAACCCCACAATCCAAAGAAGTACGGATTGAACGAATTGGCCAATCGGAAGTTGAGTTTCTGGAGAAAGCCATTGATGAAATGGAGGAAACCTTAGAGCCGCTCAAAAATTTTATTTTGCCGGGGGGCGCAGAAGCCGGTTCTACCCTTCACTTTGCCCGAACCGTTTGTCGCCGGGCTGAGCGCATTACGGTAGAATGCCGGCACGAGGAAGAAATATCAGAAGTGGCCATTATGTACATTAACCGCCTCTCTGATTTCCTGTTTGTGCTGGCTCGGTTTGAAAACAAAGAAGCCGGAACAGAAGAAAAAACCTGGATTCCAGCCCGATAA
- a CDS encoding tetratricopeptide repeat protein, whose amino-acid sequence MSLTNKAKAYIRKHHKKKSAAEIAEKLNQNKEDVQAYINEISEPLPFKKKAAFYAITLSIPVLFFIILEVVLRGVDYMGNTELFIDPNIPQGEYYMPNPNFAARYFFYTKTIPNPSSDVFLQEKPEDAFRVFAMGGSSAAGYPYGYNGTFSRVVKDMLTDAIPDRKVEVVNVATSAINTYTLFDQVDEILEQKPDAVMIYAGHNEFYGALGVGSNENLGAFPGFVRFYLKLQRFKTFMLLREMIVNSGQWIATTLSDEEPTTGTLMERIISDQSIELNGPEYELAMIQFRSNMEAIVQKFADADVPVYLSTIASNVKDQPPFVSIEEDQNPPADEIYQEATSMYQSGDTTSAKEQFEYAKDLDGLKFRAPSDINKIINSLPASYPNTTLVPVHSAFEEASTDGIIGNSLMLEHLHPNQKGYFLMGKSFAETLLGDLAKQGFASPGGLTTDSYFDEMYISDFDNRIVHHRLRTLKQGFPFVIDGRETPYQFNYEPEGMVDSLAFGVVHKNIRWDAAKVELGNYFQNQGEIDKALLEYKGLIRNQPWNDSPYVFAARMLINQNNFTDAEPYLRKAYELAPREAFITKMLGSIELNKGNAEEAIRFLEESRQINPKDPQMLYNLSGAYGTNREFDKALEIANRVIELNPNYPGIQQWKQQLERILNSRRN is encoded by the coding sequence ATGTCCCTGACCAATAAGGCAAAAGCATACATCCGGAAGCATCACAAAAAGAAAAGTGCTGCCGAAATTGCTGAAAAGTTAAATCAGAATAAGGAAGACGTTCAGGCTTATATCAATGAAATCAGCGAACCTCTTCCGTTTAAAAAGAAAGCTGCTTTCTACGCCATCACGTTATCCATCCCTGTTCTCTTCTTTATCATTTTAGAAGTTGTTTTGCGCGGAGTTGATTACATGGGCAATACGGAACTGTTCATTGACCCGAACATTCCACAGGGTGAATACTATATGCCCAATCCGAATTTTGCGGCCCGCTATTTCTTTTACACCAAAACCATTCCAAATCCCTCTTCCGATGTATTTCTTCAGGAAAAACCGGAGGATGCTTTTCGGGTTTTTGCCATGGGCGGTTCCAGTGCAGCGGGATATCCTTATGGATATAACGGAACCTTCTCCAGAGTTGTAAAAGACATGCTGACCGACGCCATTCCCGACCGCAAAGTGGAAGTTGTGAATGTGGCAACCTCAGCCATCAACACGTACACCCTTTTCGATCAGGTGGATGAAATCCTGGAACAGAAACCGGATGCTGTAATGATTTATGCCGGTCATAACGAATTTTACGGAGCTCTCGGGGTCGGTTCTAATGAGAACCTGGGAGCCTTTCCCGGTTTTGTACGCTTTTATTTAAAACTTCAGCGGTTCAAAACTTTCATGCTGTTGCGGGAAATGATTGTGAATTCCGGACAGTGGATCGCAACAACATTAAGTGATGAGGAACCAACCACTGGCACGCTGATGGAGCGGATAATCAGCGATCAATCTATAGAGCTAAACGGACCAGAATATGAACTGGCTATGATTCAGTTTCGGAGTAACATGGAAGCGATCGTTCAAAAGTTTGCCGATGCGGATGTACCGGTTTACCTCTCAACCATTGCCAGTAACGTAAAAGACCAGCCGCCTTTTGTTTCAATTGAAGAGGATCAAAATCCTCCGGCTGATGAGATTTACCAGGAAGCAACATCAATGTACCAAAGCGGCGATACTACTTCAGCCAAAGAGCAATTTGAGTACGCCAAAGACCTGGACGGACTCAAATTCCGGGCCCCTTCGGATATCAACAAGATCATAAACTCACTGCCCGCTTCTTATCCCAATACAACATTAGTTCCGGTTCATAGTGCTTTTGAAGAAGCCTCCACGGATGGCATCATTGGGAACAGCCTGATGCTGGAACACCTTCATCCCAACCAAAAAGGATATTTTTTAATGGGAAAAAGTTTTGCAGAAACCCTATTGGGTGACTTGGCAAAACAGGGATTTGCTTCTCCTGGGGGATTAACCACTGATTCTTACTTTGATGAGATGTATATCTCAGACTTTGACAACAGAATTGTGCACCACCGGCTTCGAACTCTTAAGCAAGGATTTCCTTTTGTGATTGACGGCAGAGAAACCCCCTATCAGTTTAATTATGAGCCGGAAGGAATGGTTGACAGCCTCGCCTTTGGAGTGGTTCATAAAAACATTCGGTGGGATGCAGCCAAGGTGGAGCTGGGGAATTACTTCCAAAATCAGGGAGAGATTGACAAAGCGCTGCTTGAATACAAAGGGCTGATTCGAAATCAACCCTGGAACGACTCTCCCTACGTTTTTGCCGCCCGGATGCTAATCAATCAAAATAATTTTACTGATGCAGAACCTTATCTGAGGAAAGCTTATGAACTGGCTCCCCGTGAGGCTTTCATCACCAAAATGCTGGGCTCTATTGAACTGAACAAGGGTAATGCGGAAGAAGCTATCCGTTTCCTGGAAGAATCCCGGCAAATCAATCCTAAAGACCCGCAGATGTTGTATAATCTTTCCGGGGCTTATGGAACCAATCGTGAATTTGATAAAGCGCTGGAAATTGCGAACCGGGTAATTGAACTCAATCCCAACTATCCCGGCATTCAGCAGTGGAAGCAGCAACTCGAACGAATTTTAAACTCAAGAAGAAACTAA
- the glmM gene encoding phosphoglucosamine mutase, with protein sequence MALMISVSGIRGIFGTDLTPQNLTRFTAAYGTWLKGGTVVVGRDSRVTGKICEDIIAATLASVGCDVIKVGVVPTPTVAMGVLKHKAAGGIIISASHNPAQWNALKLLNSKSEFLDADQGNEVIRISESEQFEYQPYDKIGVIREDGDLLDHHIEKILDLPYIHADKIADRDFSVAVDAVNGAGSEAIPRLLEKLGVKTVHKIHCTPNGLFPHNPEPLPEHLTEICDLVKEKQVDLGVVTDPDADRLALVDNNGKLFGEEYTQAAAFDFILNKKPGPCATNLSSSRVSDDVAREYDQTCYRSAVGEINVVKVMQEQDAVIGGEGNGGVICPDLHYGRDALVGIAMVLQLLTEKDMSSSEYRATLPDYFMSKNKIQLDELGKDADEVLEMVEEHFSSLDPNTVDGVKIDFAEGWVHLRKSNTEPIIRIYSEGKSPEAAKAFAGKIFDLLK encoded by the coding sequence ATGGCATTAATGATATCCGTCTCGGGCATCCGGGGCATTTTTGGAACCGATCTCACCCCGCAAAACTTAACCCGATTTACAGCTGCCTACGGAACCTGGCTGAAAGGCGGAACCGTTGTTGTGGGAAGAGATTCCCGTGTGACAGGTAAAATTTGTGAAGACATCATCGCGGCCACCCTGGCATCGGTGGGTTGTGATGTTATCAAGGTCGGCGTTGTGCCTACCCCTACGGTAGCGATGGGCGTCCTGAAACATAAAGCCGCGGGTGGAATCATTATTTCTGCCAGCCATAACCCGGCTCAGTGGAATGCGCTCAAATTATTGAACAGCAAAAGTGAATTCCTGGATGCCGATCAGGGGAATGAGGTTATTCGCATTTCGGAAAGTGAGCAGTTTGAATATCAACCGTACGATAAAATTGGCGTTATTCGGGAGGACGGAGATCTACTGGATCACCACATCGAAAAGATATTAGACCTGCCATACATCCATGCTGACAAAATTGCTGACAGGGATTTCTCTGTGGCCGTTGATGCAGTAAACGGCGCCGGCTCTGAAGCCATCCCAAGGCTGTTAGAAAAACTGGGAGTGAAAACGGTTCATAAAATCCACTGCACCCCTAACGGTTTGTTTCCCCATAACCCGGAACCATTGCCCGAACATCTCACCGAAATCTGTGATTTGGTTAAAGAGAAACAGGTTGATCTGGGAGTGGTAACCGATCCCGATGCCGACCGGCTTGCCCTGGTAGATAACAACGGGAAGCTTTTTGGAGAAGAATATACCCAAGCCGCAGCCTTTGATTTTATACTAAACAAAAAGCCCGGCCCTTGTGCCACCAACCTGTCTTCATCCCGGGTTTCTGATGATGTTGCCCGCGAGTATGACCAAACCTGTTACCGCTCTGCAGTAGGTGAAATTAACGTAGTAAAAGTGATGCAGGAACAAGATGCCGTTATTGGTGGTGAAGGAAACGGCGGAGTTATTTGTCCGGATCTGCATTACGGCCGGGATGCACTGGTCGGAATAGCCATGGTGCTGCAGCTGCTTACCGAAAAAGACATGAGTTCATCCGAATACAGAGCCACGCTGCCGGATTACTTCATGAGCAAGAATAAAATCCAGCTGGATGAGCTTGGCAAAGATGCTGATGAAGTGCTCGAAATGGTTGAGGAACACTTCTCCAGTCTGGATCCCAACACAGTAGACGGGGTGAAAATAGACTTTGCCGAAGGCTGGGTTCATC